A stretch of the Nicotiana tabacum cultivar K326 chromosome 6, ASM71507v2, whole genome shotgun sequence genome encodes the following:
- the LOC107789343 gene encoding D-xylose-proton symporter-like 2, whose product MATASDPEQPIVSFTDKGEINNVREPLLKGEHHPENYSIRSAILPFLFPAFGGLLYGYDIGATSSATISIESATFSGISWYDLSSVQLGLVTSGSLYGALIGSAVAFKIADWLGRRRELIVSALFYFVGALVTAFAPVYVIMVIGRLLYGVGIGLAMHAAPMYIAETAPSQIRGQLISLKEFFIVFGMLVGYTVGSLLVETVAGWRYMYGVSAPLAVIMGIGMWWLPSSPRWILLCAIQGKGELQGLREKAICCLCQLRGAAIGDSAPRQVDDILSELSQLSEEKEATIGEMLQGKCLKALTIGAGLILFQQITGQPSVLYYAAKIFQDAGFSAAADATRASVFLALLKLIMTGVAVVVVDKLGRRPLLLGGVSGIAISLFLLGSYYTYLGNVPAVAVTALLLYVGCYQLSFGPIGWLMISEIFPLRVRGRGLSISVLVNFGANALVAFAFSPLQVLLGAGTVFFIFGGIAVLSLLFIFFIIPETKGLTLEEIEAKYL is encoded by the exons ATGGCGACAGCCAGCGATCCCGAGCAGCCGATTGTCTCATTCACTGACAAG GGTGAGATTAACAACGTGCGAGAGCCACTTCTAAAAGGAGAGCACCATCCTGAGAACTACTCAATACGTTCCGCAATACTTCC ATTTCTGTTTCCTGCTTTTGGAGGACTGCTTTATGGTTATGATATTGGAGCCACATCCTCTGCTACAATTTCCATAGAG TCAGCTACATTTAGTGGAATTTCTTGGTATGACTTGTCTTCGGTGCAACTTGGTCTCGTT ACTAGTGGCTCACTGTATGGTGCTTTAATTGGCTCAGCCGTTGCTTTCAAAATTGCTGACTGGCTTG GGAGAAGAAGGGAGTTGATTGTGTCTGCTTTGTTCTATTTTGTTGGAGCTCTGGTAACAGCATTTGCTCCTGTCTATGTTATTATGGTAATTGGGCGCCTGCTGTATGGTGTAGGAATTGGACTG GCAATGCATGCTGCTCCCATGTACATTGCTGAAACGGCTCCAAGCCAGATACGAGGACAGCTGATTTCTCTTAAGGAGTTCTTCATAGTTTTTGGGATGCTA GTTGGATATACAGTTGGAAGCCTTCTGGTAGAAACTGTTGCTGGTTGGCGATATATGTATGGAGTTAGTGCCCCTTTAGCAGTTATTATGGGAATTGGAATGTGGTGGCTTCCTTCGTCGCCCAGGTGGATTCTTCTATGTGCTATACAGGGGAAGGGTGAGTTGCAGGGTTTAAGAGAGAAGGCCATATGTTGCTTGTGCCAGCTTAGGGGAGCAGCAATTGGTGATTCAGCACCTCGTCAAGTAGATGACATTCTGTCCGAGCTTTCGCAGCTAAGCGAAGAAAAAGAGGCTACAATAGGTGAAATGTTGCAAGGAAAATGCTTGAAAGCCCTAACAATTGGTGCTGGACTAATCTTGTTTCAACAG ATAACTGGGCAACCAAGTGTCTTGTATTATGCTGCAAAAATTTTTCAG GATGCTGGATTTTCTGCAGCAGCTGATGCTACAAGAGCTTCGGTTTTCCTTGCGCTGTTGAAG CTCATTATGACTGGAGTAGCAGTTGTAGTTGTTGATAAGCTTGGGAGGAGGCCTCTGCTTCTTGGAGGTGTGTCTGGGATT GCAATATCACTTTTCCTCTTGGGATCATATTACACTTACCTGGGTAATGTACCAGCCGTGGCTGTTACTGCCCTGCTACTGTATGTTGGCTGTTACCAG TTATCATTTGGTCCAATTGGTTGGTTGATGATCTCAGAGATCTTTCCCTTGCGCGTTAGAGGTCGAGGGTTGAGTATTTCAGTTCTTGTGAATTTTGGTGCAAATGCACTAGTGGCATTTGCTTTTTCTCCTCTTCAG GTCTTACTGGGGGCGGGAACTGTTTTCTTTATCTTTGGTGGCATAGCTGTTTTATCTCTTctgttcatcttcttcatcatacCAGAGACAAAAGGGCTTACTTTGGAAGAGATTGAGGCCAAATATCTCTAG
- the LOC107789341 gene encoding putative NADH dehydrogenase [ubiquinone] 1 alpha subcomplex subunit 12: protein MASVVRGIFKSIREKGIGNFLREVREEGYLNCLTDGNLLQTKIHNIGATLVGVDKIGNKYYERLGDEQYGRHRWVEYAQKDRYNASQVPAEWHGWLHYITDHTGDELLLLKPKRYGLEHKENFSGEGDAYIYHSKGHALNPGQRDWTRYQTWQPAKKE from the exons ATGGCGtcggtggtgaggggcattttcAAGTCAATCAGGGAAAAGGGCATCGGAAATTTCCTCCGGGAGGTCCGCGAAGAAGGATACCT GAACTGTCTTACTGATGGAAATCTTTT GCAAACCAAGATCCACAACATAGGTGCAACACTTGTTGGTGTGGATAAAATTGGTAACAAATACTATGAGAGGCTAGGCGACGAGCAATATG GAAGACACCGGTGGGTGGAGTATGCACAGAAGGATCGTTATAATGCTTCACAAGTTCCAGCAGAGTGGCATGGCTGGCTCCATTACATCACTGATCACACCGGAGATGAA CTGCTATTGCTGAAACCAAAGAGGTACGGACTTGAGCACAAGGAGAACTTCTCTGGTGAAGGTGATGCATACATATATCACTCCAAGGGACACGCTTTGAATCCTGGACAAAGAGACTGGACTAGGTACCAAACTTGGCAACCCGCTAAGAAGGAATAA
- the LOC142182115 gene encoding uncharacterized protein LOC142182115 yields MAVIQKFHMDSYKYCSDYYSIDYLLKTYEIPVNPLPDETTWQIPEDVSSQVVLPPKGKIKPGRPKKKRGIGGWEGNTVTCALCGRKGHNQRTCRNIPKRD; encoded by the coding sequence ATGGCAGTTATACAAAAATTCCATATGGATTCATACAAGTATTGCTCGGATTACTACAGCATAGACTACTTGCTAAAAACATATGAGATACCAGTAAATCCATTGCCTGATGAAACAACGTGGCAAATTCCAGAAGATGTCTCTTCGCAGGTGGTACTGCcaccaaaaggaaaaatcaaaccaGGAAGACCTAAAAAGAAGAGAGGCATAGGAGGCTGGGAAGGAAATACAGTTACATGTGCACTATGCGGGAGAAAAGGACACAACCAGAGAACATGCCGAAATATTCCAAAGAGAGATTGA